A window of the Dickeya dianthicola NCPPB 453 genome harbors these coding sequences:
- the lolD gene encoding lipoprotein-releasing ABC transporter ATP-binding protein LolD — translation MSNSPLLQCRQLCKRYQEGNLSTDVLRDVSFDMQQGEMMAIVGSSGSGKSTLLHLLGGLDAPTSGEVVFQGKALNQLSAAAKAALRNRELGFIYQFHHLLPDFTALENVAMPLLIGNMAPKEAKEKAQTMLAAVGLAQRSQHRSSELSGGERQRVAIARALVNSPSLVLADEPTGNLDQRTTDAIFELLGELNVRQGTAFLVVTHDLHLASRLGRQLEMRDGQLQQELTLMGASQ, via the coding sequence ATGAGTAACTCACCTTTATTGCAGTGTCGCCAGCTGTGCAAACGTTATCAGGAAGGCAACCTGTCCACCGATGTACTGCGCGACGTGTCATTTGACATGCAGCAGGGGGAAATGATGGCGATTGTCGGCAGTTCCGGCTCCGGCAAGAGTACATTGCTGCATTTGCTGGGCGGGCTGGATGCGCCCACCTCCGGCGAGGTGGTATTTCAGGGCAAGGCGTTGAATCAGCTGTCGGCCGCCGCCAAAGCGGCGCTACGCAACCGTGAGTTGGGCTTCATCTACCAGTTCCATCACCTGCTGCCGGATTTCACCGCGCTGGAAAACGTGGCGATGCCGCTGTTGATAGGTAATATGGCGCCGAAAGAGGCGAAAGAGAAGGCACAGACTATGCTGGCCGCCGTTGGCCTGGCGCAACGCAGTCAGCACCGTTCTTCGGAACTGTCCGGCGGCGAACGTCAGCGCGTGGCGATTGCGCGCGCGCTGGTTAATAGCCCGTCGCTGGTGCTGGCGGACGAACCGACCGGCAACCTCGATCAGCGGACTACCGACGCCATTTTCGAACTGCTGGGTGAACTGAACGTGCGTCAGGGCACTGCCTTTCTGGTGGTGACCCATGACCTGCATTTAGCCAGCCGCCTCGGCCGCCAGCTGGAAATGCGCGACGGCCAGTTGCAGCAGGAGTTGACCCTGATGGGGGCATCGCAATGA
- the lolC gene encoding lipoprotein-releasing ABC transporter permease subunit LolC: MYQPVALFIGLRYMRGRAADRFGRFVSWLSAIGITLGVMALVTVLSVMNGFERELENSILGLMPQAIITTPQGSLNPQTLPSSSLSSLQGISRIAPLTTGDVVLQSARSVAVGVMLGVNPDEQEPLANYLVNTHLQQLQPGQYQVILGEQLASQLGVKTGDSLRLMVTSASQLTPMGRVPSQRLFTVAGTFSARSEVDGYQLLVNQQDASRLMRYPLGNITGWRLWLNQPLTVDTLSQQALPPGTQWKDWRERKGELFQAVRMEKNMMGLLLSLIVAVAAFNIITSLGLLVMEKQGEVAILQTQGLTRRQIMAVFMVQGGGAGVMGALVGAILGMVLASQLNTLMPMLGLLIDGGALPVQIQLAQVIAIALVAMLLALLSTLYPSWRAAATHPAEALRYE, from the coding sequence ATGTATCAACCTGTCGCACTTTTCATCGGCCTGCGCTACATGCGAGGGCGGGCCGCGGACCGCTTCGGGCGGTTTGTTTCCTGGTTGTCCGCCATTGGCATCACCCTCGGGGTGATGGCGCTGGTCACCGTACTGTCGGTAATGAACGGCTTTGAACGGGAACTGGAAAACAGCATTCTGGGGCTGATGCCTCAGGCCATCATCACCACGCCGCAAGGCTCCCTGAACCCGCAGACGTTGCCGTCTTCGTCGCTGTCCAGCCTGCAAGGCATCAGCCGTATCGCGCCGCTGACCACCGGCGATGTGGTGCTGCAAAGCGCCCGCAGCGTGGCGGTGGGGGTGATGCTCGGCGTGAACCCCGACGAGCAGGAGCCGCTGGCGAACTATCTGGTCAATACCCACTTGCAGCAATTGCAGCCGGGGCAGTATCAGGTGATTCTCGGCGAGCAACTGGCCAGCCAGCTTGGCGTCAAAACGGGCGACTCACTGCGGCTGATGGTCACCAGCGCCAGTCAGCTGACGCCGATGGGGCGCGTGCCCAGCCAGCGGCTGTTTACCGTGGCCGGCACCTTTTCCGCCCGCAGCGAAGTGGATGGCTACCAACTGCTGGTAAACCAGCAGGACGCCTCGCGCCTGATGCGCTATCCGCTCGGCAACATTACCGGCTGGCGGCTGTGGCTCAACCAGCCGCTGACGGTGGACACGCTCAGCCAACAGGCGTTGCCGCCGGGGACGCAGTGGAAAGACTGGCGCGAACGCAAAGGTGAACTGTTCCAGGCGGTGAGGATGGAGAAAAACATGATGGGGCTGCTGCTAAGCCTGATTGTGGCCGTCGCCGCGTTCAATATCATTACGTCGCTGGGCTTGCTGGTGATGGAAAAACAGGGCGAGGTCGCTATCTTGCAGACGCAGGGGTTGACCCGACGCCAGATTATGGCGGTATTCATGGTTCAGGGCGGCGGCGCCGGTGTGATGGGGGCGCTGGTCGGGGCGATACTGGGTATGGTGCTGGCCAGTCAGCTTAATACCCTGATGCCGATGCTCGGGCTGCTGATCGACGGCGGCGCGCTGCCGGTGCAGATCCAACTGGCGCAGGTGATCGCCATTGCGCTGGTGGCGATGCTGCTGGCGCTGCTTTCCACGCTTTATCCTTCCTGGCGCGCGGCCGCCACCCATCCCGCAGAGGCTTTACGTTATGAGTAA
- the mfd gene encoding transcription-repair coupling factor gives MMPEQYRYTLPGKAGEQRLLGQLTGAACAVECAEIVERHAGLVVLITPDMQNALRLRDEIQQFTAQPVMTLPDWETLPYDSFSPHQEIISARLSTLYQLPSLTRGVLILPVNTLMQKVCPHAFLHGHALMLKKGQRLSRDRLRNQLEQAGYRSVDQVMEHGEFATRGALLDLFPMGSEEPFRIDFFDDEIDSLRLFDADTQRTLNEVEQIHLLPAREFPTDKTAIELFRSQWREQFEVRRDAEHVYQQVSKGTLPAGIEYWQSLFFNQPLPALFSYLPTGTLLVNTGDIQQGADRFWQDIQQRHDSRRVDPMRPLLPPNALWLPVDTLFAELKQWPRVQLRSDTLPDKAANINLGYQPLPDLAVQHQNKSPLDALRRFVEQFGGQIVFSVESEGRRETLQEVLSRIKLSPAPVKSLEQTASPGCYLMIGASEHGFIDTLRQRTLICESDLLGERVSRRRQDSRRTINTDTLIRNLAELRPGQPVVHLEHGVGRYAGLTTLEAGGIKAEYLILHYAGEDKLYVPVSSLHLISRYAGGAEESAPLHKLGGDAWVRARQKAAEKVRDVAAELLDVYAQRAAHTGFAFKHDREQYQLFCQGFPFDTTPDQAQAINAVLSDMCRPLAMDRLVCGDVGFGKTEVAMRAAFLAVENHKQVAVLVPTTLLAQQHFDNFRDRFANWPVRIEMLSRFRSQKEQTQVLEQTQEGKVDILIGTHKLLQSDVYWLDLGLLIVDEEHRFGVRHKERIKAMRANVDILTLTATPIPRTLNMAMSGIRDLSIIATPPARRLAVKTFVREYDSLVVREAILREILRGGQVYYLYNDVENIEKAAQQLNELVPEARIAIGHGQMRERDLERVMNDFHHQRFNVLVCTTIIETGIDIPSANTIIIERADHFGLAQLHQLRGRVGRSHHQAYAYLLTPNPKAMSNDAHKRLEAIASLEDLGAGFALATHDLEIRGAGELLGEGQSGQMESVGFSLYMDLLESAVESLKAGREPSLEDLISGQTDVELRLPALLPDDFIPDVNTRLSFYKRIASAKNDNELDDLKAELIDRFGKLPDAARHLLQVAGLRQQAQTLGIKRIEGNDKGGFVEFSQHNRVDPTHLIGLLQRDPKIYRLDGPSRLKFIKDLGGYPQRLTFITTLLEEMAQHTCAA, from the coding sequence ATGATGCCTGAACAATATCGCTATACCTTGCCTGGCAAAGCGGGCGAACAACGCCTGTTAGGTCAGCTTACCGGCGCAGCCTGCGCCGTCGAATGCGCAGAGATCGTTGAACGTCACGCCGGACTGGTGGTGTTGATTACCCCTGACATGCAGAATGCCCTGCGGTTGCGCGACGAAATTCAGCAGTTTACCGCACAGCCGGTCATGACGCTGCCGGATTGGGAAACCCTTCCGTACGATAGCTTCTCTCCCCACCAGGAAATTATCTCCGCCCGGTTATCCACCCTGTACCAGTTACCCTCGCTGACGCGCGGCGTGTTGATCCTGCCGGTCAATACCCTGATGCAGAAAGTGTGTCCGCACGCTTTCCTGCACGGTCATGCGCTGATGCTGAAAAAAGGCCAGCGTCTGTCGCGCGACCGGCTGCGCAACCAACTGGAACAGGCCGGCTACCGCAGCGTCGATCAGGTGATGGAGCATGGCGAGTTCGCCACCCGCGGCGCGCTGCTCGACCTGTTTCCGATGGGCAGCGAAGAACCGTTCCGCATCGATTTCTTCGACGATGAAATCGACAGCCTGCGGCTGTTTGACGCCGATACCCAGCGCACGCTGAATGAAGTCGAACAGATTCATCTGCTGCCGGCCCGGGAGTTCCCTACCGACAAGACCGCCATCGAGCTGTTTCGCAGCCAGTGGCGCGAGCAATTTGAGGTCAGGCGCGACGCCGAACACGTCTATCAGCAGGTGAGCAAAGGCACCCTGCCCGCCGGGATAGAATACTGGCAGTCGCTGTTCTTCAACCAGCCGCTGCCGGCGCTGTTCAGCTATCTGCCAACCGGCACGCTGCTGGTCAATACCGGCGACATCCAGCAAGGTGCCGACCGTTTCTGGCAGGACATCCAGCAGCGCCACGACAGCCGCCGGGTTGACCCGATGCGCCCGCTGTTGCCGCCGAATGCGCTGTGGCTGCCGGTGGATACGCTGTTTGCCGAGCTAAAACAGTGGCCGCGCGTACAACTGCGTAGCGACACGCTGCCGGATAAAGCCGCCAACATCAATCTGGGTTACCAGCCATTGCCAGATCTGGCGGTCCAGCACCAGAACAAATCGCCGCTGGATGCGCTGCGCCGTTTTGTGGAGCAGTTCGGCGGGCAGATTGTGTTTTCGGTGGAAAGCGAAGGCCGCCGGGAAACGTTGCAGGAGGTGCTGTCGCGTATCAAGCTGTCCCCTGCGCCGGTGAAAAGCCTGGAGCAGACGGCATCGCCGGGTTGCTACCTGATGATAGGCGCCAGCGAGCACGGCTTTATTGATACCCTGCGCCAGCGCACGCTGATCTGCGAAAGCGATCTGCTGGGTGAACGCGTCAGCCGTCGCCGTCAGGACAGCCGCCGCACCATCAACACCGATACCCTGATCCGCAACCTGGCGGAGTTGCGCCCAGGCCAGCCGGTGGTGCATCTCGAACACGGCGTCGGCCGTTACGCCGGGCTGACCACGCTGGAAGCCGGCGGCATCAAGGCGGAATACCTGATTCTGCATTACGCCGGCGAAGACAAACTGTATGTGCCGGTGTCGTCTTTGCATCTTATCAGCCGTTACGCCGGCGGTGCCGAAGAAAGCGCGCCGTTGCACAAGCTGGGCGGAGACGCCTGGGTGCGGGCGCGTCAGAAAGCGGCGGAGAAAGTGCGCGATGTGGCCGCCGAACTGCTGGATGTCTATGCCCAGCGCGCCGCCCACACCGGCTTCGCCTTCAAACACGACAGGGAACAGTACCAGCTGTTCTGTCAGGGTTTCCCGTTTGATACCACGCCGGATCAAGCGCAGGCCATCAACGCCGTGCTGAGCGACATGTGCCGCCCGCTGGCGATGGACCGGCTGGTATGCGGCGACGTCGGCTTCGGCAAAACCGAAGTCGCGATGCGCGCCGCGTTTCTGGCGGTGGAAAACCATAAACAGGTGGCGGTGCTGGTGCCGACCACCCTGCTGGCTCAGCAGCACTTCGATAATTTCCGCGACCGCTTCGCCAACTGGCCGGTGCGCATCGAAATGCTGTCTCGCTTCCGTAGCCAGAAAGAGCAGACCCAGGTGCTGGAGCAGACGCAGGAAGGCAAAGTGGATATTTTGATCGGCACCCACAAATTACTGCAAAGCGATGTGTACTGGCTGGATTTGGGTTTGCTGATCGTCGATGAAGAACACCGGTTCGGCGTGCGCCACAAAGAGCGCATCAAAGCGATGCGCGCCAACGTCGATATCCTGACGCTCACCGCGACGCCGATTCCGCGCACGCTGAACATGGCGATGAGCGGCATCCGCGACTTGTCTATCATCGCCACGCCGCCGGCACGCCGTCTGGCGGTGAAAACCTTCGTGCGCGAGTACGACAGTCTGGTGGTGCGTGAGGCCATCCTGCGTGAAATCCTGCGCGGCGGACAGGTGTACTACCTCTACAATGACGTAGAAAACATCGAGAAAGCCGCCCAACAGCTGAACGAGCTGGTGCCGGAAGCCCGTATCGCCATCGGCCACGGTCAGATGCGCGAGCGCGACCTGGAGCGGGTGATGAACGATTTCCATCACCAGCGTTTCAATGTGCTGGTGTGTACCACCATCATTGAAACCGGTATCGATATTCCGAGCGCCAACACCATCATCATCGAACGCGCCGATCACTTCGGTCTGGCGCAGTTGCATCAGTTGCGCGGCCGCGTCGGACGATCTCACCATCAGGCTTATGCCTACCTGCTTACCCCCAATCCCAAGGCGATGAGCAACGACGCCCACAAGCGGCTGGAAGCCATCGCCTCGCTGGAAGATCTGGGGGCGGGTTTCGCTCTCGCCACCCACGACCTGGAAATTCGCGGCGCGGGCGAGCTGTTGGGCGAAGGCCAGAGCGGCCAGATGGAAAGCGTTGGTTTCTCGCTGTACATGGACCTGCTGGAAAGCGCGGTGGAATCGCTCAAGGCCGGACGAGAACCGTCGCTGGAAGACCTGATCAGCGGCCAGACCGACGTGGAACTGCGTTTGCCGGCGCTGTTGCCGGACGACTTCATTCCAGACGTCAATACCCGCTTGTCGTTTTACAAGCGTATCGCCAGCGCCAAAAACGACAACGAACTGGATGACCTGAAAGCGGAACTGATCGACCGTTTCGGCAAACTGCCGGACGCCGCCCGTCACCTGCTGCAGGTAGCCGGTTTGCGCCAGCAGGCGCAAACACTGGGCATCAAGCGTATCGAAGGCAACGACAAGGGCGGTTTTGTCGAATTCAGTCAGCATAATCGCGTCGACCCCACGCATCTGATCGGCCTGCTGCAGCGCGACCCTAAAATTTATCGTCTGGACGGCCCCAGCCGGCTGAAATTCATCAAGGATCTGGGTGGATACCCGCAGCGGCTGACGTTCATCACCACCCTACTGGAGGAGATGGCGCAGCATACGTGTGCCGCCTGA
- a CDS encoding EAL domain-containing protein yields MNKLIAFLTFLAMFTTGLWVIYYQDYRTDSQSAYTNAERAVKNIEEILDEAKDAVEDSKPLLAQPCTPEVIRQLNMTAAVASHLRTVSLIKNDVVYCSSLYGVDNRPAALGRFHMRELALLAGNSVTPDRTLIMYLSTTSDGSVGVAVHGQHLTNVLDLLSKRRNLYLLVGNTWISRENKVSTFNPEDLRNFIIIPSSHYHFSILYPHDEKYSLVDFWDQEKMTLLVVFLIALGSGFLAYKYSTRFNSPYDGIRRAIENQEVLPYYQPVISTESQEIYGVEVLARWHHPKSGFISPDIFIPLCEQSGLIIPMTRSLMSSVMRDLTSHLDTLPDNLHIAINISALHCQCDDFITDCLNFVAAFSEKNVHLMIEITEREKIEITPETIAFFKKLSDAGILIALDDFGTGYSNFDYLRKLHVNVIKIDQSFVSMIDENDPQSSTLVNCVIDLAQQMHLMTVAEGVETEYQAAFLSRKQINFMQGYFFSRPLPFDELAQTWLNKR; encoded by the coding sequence ATGAATAAACTAATCGCTTTCTTGACCTTTTTAGCGATGTTCACCACGGGCTTATGGGTAATTTACTATCAGGACTATCGTACTGATAGTCAGAGCGCTTATACCAACGCGGAAAGGGCGGTCAAAAATATCGAAGAAATTCTCGACGAGGCCAAAGATGCGGTGGAAGACAGTAAACCGCTACTGGCTCAACCCTGTACGCCTGAGGTCATTCGACAGTTGAATATGACGGCGGCGGTTGCCAGCCATCTGCGTACCGTCAGTTTGATCAAAAACGATGTGGTGTACTGCTCATCGTTGTATGGCGTGGATAATCGCCCTGCGGCGCTGGGACGCTTTCATATGCGGGAACTGGCGCTGCTGGCCGGCAATTCCGTCACACCGGACCGAACCCTGATTATGTATCTCAGCACCACGTCGGACGGCAGTGTCGGCGTGGCGGTACATGGCCAGCATTTGACTAACGTTCTGGACCTGCTCAGCAAGCGACGCAATCTTTATTTGTTAGTCGGCAATACCTGGATATCCCGAGAGAATAAGGTATCGACCTTTAACCCTGAAGATCTGCGTAATTTTATTATCATCCCGTCCAGTCACTACCATTTTTCCATCCTGTATCCCCACGATGAAAAATATTCCCTTGTCGACTTTTGGGATCAGGAAAAAATGACCTTGCTGGTGGTTTTCCTGATTGCCCTCGGCTCCGGTTTTCTGGCCTATAAATACTCGACGCGTTTCAACTCGCCTTATGACGGCATTCGGCGCGCCATCGAAAATCAAGAAGTATTGCCCTATTACCAGCCGGTTATCTCCACCGAGTCACAGGAAATTTACGGTGTGGAAGTGCTGGCGCGCTGGCATCACCCGAAAAGCGGTTTTATTTCTCCCGATATTTTTATTCCGCTGTGCGAACAAAGCGGGCTGATTATCCCGATGACCCGCTCGTTAATGAGCAGCGTGATGCGCGATTTAACATCCCACCTGGACACCCTGCCGGATAATTTGCACATCGCCATCAATATCAGCGCCCTGCACTGCCAGTGCGATGATTTTATTACCGACTGCCTGAATTTTGTCGCTGCCTTCAGCGAGAAAAACGTGCATTTGATGATTGAAATCACCGAGCGGGAAAAAATCGAGATTACGCCGGAAACCATCGCTTTCTTCAAAAAGCTCAGCGACGCCGGGATATTGATCGCGCTGGACGATTTCGGCACCGGCTATTCCAATTTCGACTACCTCAGAAAACTGCATGTGAATGTCATCAAGATAGACCAGTCGTTCGTCAGCATGATCGATGAAAATGATCCGCAATCCAGCACGCTGGTGAACTGCGTTATCGACCTGGCGCAGCAGATGCACCTGATGACGGTCGCCGAAGGGGTAGAAACCGAATATCAGGCCGCGTTTTTGTCCCGCAAACAGATCAACTTCATGCAGGGGTATTTCTTCTCACGACCGCTGCCGTTTGACGAACTGGCGCAAACCTGGCTCAACAAACGCTGA
- the yegD gene encoding molecular chaperone: MFVGFDYGTANCSLAVMEHGAPRLLQLEQQSPYLQSMLCAPSREAVSEWLWRHHQVAAEGENAQLLQRAIHHNREEDIQVQPDSVRFGLAALAHYMDDPQDVWFVKSPKSFLGATGLKPQQMALFEDLVCTMMLHIRRQAEQQLDQPIEQAVIGRPINFQGMGGEESNRQAQGILERAAQRAGFRQVAFQFEPVAAGLDFEATLQQEKRVLVVDIGGGTTDCSMLLMGPDWRARRERAESLLGHSGCRVGGNDLDIMLAFRQFCPLLGMNGITAKGTALPVLPWWNAVAINDVPAQAEFYSSACGKLLRDLIRDAREPDRVERLLTVWRQRLSYRLVRLAEEQKIALSQAESSQAHLSFISPDLATCVSASQLEEAIAQPLEHIRQQLIQAQKNSQTRPDVIYLTGGSARSPLLRAAISDCLPEVPIASGDDFGSVTAGLARWAETLFR, translated from the coding sequence ATGTTTGTCGGCTTTGACTATGGTACGGCCAACTGTTCGTTGGCTGTCATGGAACACGGGGCGCCACGCCTGCTGCAACTGGAGCAACAGTCGCCCTATTTGCAGTCGATGCTGTGCGCGCCCAGCCGCGAAGCGGTCAGCGAATGGCTGTGGCGGCATCATCAGGTCGCGGCGGAAGGCGAAAACGCCCAACTACTGCAACGCGCCATCCACCACAACCGCGAAGAAGATATCCAGGTTCAGCCGGACAGCGTCAGGTTCGGGCTGGCGGCGCTGGCGCATTACATGGATGACCCACAAGACGTCTGGTTCGTGAAATCGCCCAAGTCGTTTCTCGGCGCCACCGGGCTGAAACCTCAGCAAATGGCGCTATTTGAAGATCTGGTGTGTACCATGATGCTGCACATTCGCCGGCAGGCCGAGCAACAACTCGACCAGCCGATCGAGCAGGCGGTGATTGGCCGACCGATCAACTTTCAGGGCATGGGCGGCGAAGAGTCCAACCGTCAGGCTCAGGGCATTCTGGAACGAGCCGCCCAGCGCGCCGGGTTCCGGCAGGTGGCGTTCCAGTTTGAACCGGTGGCCGCCGGCCTTGATTTCGAAGCCACGCTGCAGCAAGAAAAACGGGTGCTGGTGGTGGATATCGGCGGCGGCACCACCGACTGCTCGATGCTGCTCATGGGGCCCGACTGGCGCGCCCGGCGCGAACGGGCGGAAAGCCTGCTGGGCCACAGCGGCTGCCGGGTCGGCGGCAACGATCTGGACATCATGCTGGCGTTTCGGCAGTTCTGCCCGCTGTTGGGGATGAACGGCATCACCGCAAAAGGCACCGCCCTACCGGTGCTGCCGTGGTGGAACGCCGTCGCCATCAACGACGTGCCGGCACAGGCGGAGTTTTACAGCAGCGCCTGCGGCAAGCTGCTGCGCGATTTGATCCGCGATGCGCGCGAACCCGACCGGGTGGAGCGCCTGCTGACGGTATGGCGTCAGCGACTGAGCTACCGTCTGGTACGGCTGGCGGAAGAACAGAAAATCGCCTTATCGCAGGCGGAAAGCTCACAGGCGCATCTGTCGTTCATCTCGCCCGATCTGGCAACCTGCGTCAGCGCGAGTCAGTTGGAAGAGGCGATTGCCCAACCGCTGGAACACATCAGGCAGCAGCTCATTCAGGCCCAGAAAAACAGCCAGACCCGGCCGGATGTGATTTACCTGACCGGCGGCAGCGCGCGTTCGCCGTTGCTGCGCGCCGCCATCAGCGACTGCCTACCCGAGGTGCCGATCGCCAGCGGCGACGACTTCGGTTCCGTCACCGCCGGACTGGCTCGCTGGGCCGAGACTCTGTTTCGCTAA
- a CDS encoding arylamine N-acetyltransferase family protein → MLDHSEVQRYLQRIGVSSLPVEPALQLHRLHLAHLTHIPFENLDVVFGKPIRLDQSAIYRKIVDERRGGFCYELNYGFYLLLKALAFDVQLLAGQVWNDDGHYGQPFDHLFLKVELPQAAVIADISFGDSFCVPVPLSGAVSHEEQVSYRVAATDDGYQLQQLTAGHAWKPQYKFTLQSRQLEEYADMAHYHQTSPSSPFTGKSLCTRVTPEGRVTLSDNRLIVTHQGQKSERWIDSHRDYLDCLHQQFGIVLADDYDSQHWFERLTTAVS, encoded by the coding sequence ATGCTGGATCATTCAGAAGTTCAACGCTATCTGCAACGCATTGGCGTCAGTTCACTGCCTGTGGAACCGGCTTTACAACTGCACAGGCTCCACCTGGCTCACCTCACGCACATTCCGTTTGAAAACCTGGATGTGGTGTTCGGGAAACCGATACGCCTTGATCAATCCGCCATCTACCGCAAGATCGTTGATGAGCGACGCGGCGGCTTCTGCTACGAACTCAACTACGGATTTTATCTGCTGCTGAAAGCATTGGCGTTTGATGTGCAACTGCTGGCCGGTCAGGTGTGGAATGACGACGGTCATTACGGGCAACCATTCGATCATCTGTTTCTGAAGGTCGAACTGCCGCAGGCGGCGGTGATTGCCGATATCAGTTTCGGCGATTCATTCTGCGTGCCGGTGCCGCTGTCTGGCGCGGTATCCCACGAAGAACAGGTCAGTTATCGGGTGGCGGCCACGGATGACGGCTACCAGTTGCAGCAACTGACGGCGGGCCACGCCTGGAAACCACAGTACAAGTTTACGCTGCAATCCCGGCAACTGGAGGAGTACGCCGACATGGCGCATTACCACCAAACCTCGCCGTCATCGCCTTTCACCGGCAAATCGCTTTGCACCCGCGTGACGCCGGAAGGGCGAGTGACGTTATCGGACAACCGTCTGATCGTGACCCATCAGGGGCAGAAAAGCGAACGATGGATCGATAGCCACCGTGATTATCTGGATTGTCTGCACCAGCAGTTCGGGATTGTGCTGGCTGACGATTACGACAGCCAGCATTGGTTTGAACGCCTCACGACGGCCGTGTCCTGA